In the Chitinophagales bacterium genome, one interval contains:
- the rnr gene encoding ribonuclease R, whose product MAEHHKNQNRQSRAEHALVNHFLQEQGRFVSFKQLKKKFSSRFHKDELYQAVQTLLASGFLQQHGSQFRHSLQPDSVAASAVSDSLVEGIIEVTAAGHGYVISSGNDQDIFINRDHRHTALNGDKVKVSLLKHNRRKPEGRVIEIMERARDTFTGIIEQIGGKLYLIPDEKSMDIDFIVPAGKSAGAKKGEKAVVKMISWEPGAESPVGEVIKVLGKAGENDTEMQSILIENGFRLEFDGEALKESESYPEEIEVVELQRRRDFRDVTTFTIDPEDAKDFDDAISFRVLDKDLYEVGVHIADVTHYIKPGSALDREALLRATSVYLVDRCVPMLPERLSNGICSLTPEKDKLCFSVVLEMDGNGTVKGEWFGKTVIHSKRRYAYEAAQEVLDGKADEFAIELMTLNAIAKQLRAKRFKNGAINFDTIEVKFRLDDAANPVDVFVKERKDAHLLIEDFMLLANRKVAEFVGSRKGKTVPFVYRVHDLPDDEKLSNFAEFAQLFGYKLNFSTPKHTAHSFNRMMEKLKGKPEQYMLETLAIRTMAKAVYTTKNIGHYGLSFEYYTHFTSPIRRYPDMMSHRILEQVLKAEKVIDNQLENRCNHCSEMERNAADAERTSVKLKQVEYMSARAGELFDGFISGVTEWGIFVMTEGSYCEGMVRLDALRTDFFVYDKKKHCVKGMRTGRKLQLGDKVKVKLLKTNVAKRTIDFVLIETQD is encoded by the coding sequence ATGGCAGAACATCATAAAAATCAAAACCGGCAATCACGTGCCGAACATGCTCTTGTAAATCATTTTCTGCAGGAGCAGGGGCGATTTGTTTCATTCAAACAGCTTAAAAAAAAATTCTCATCACGGTTTCATAAAGACGAATTGTATCAGGCCGTGCAAACGCTGCTTGCATCCGGTTTTTTACAACAGCATGGCAGCCAGTTTCGTCACAGTCTGCAGCCTGATTCAGTTGCTGCCTCAGCCGTTTCAGATAGCCTGGTGGAAGGAATAATTGAAGTTACCGCTGCCGGTCACGGCTATGTAATCTCCTCCGGCAATGATCAGGATATCTTCATCAACCGTGATCACCGGCATACAGCCTTAAATGGTGATAAAGTGAAAGTTTCGCTGCTGAAGCATAACCGCAGAAAGCCGGAAGGTCGCGTGATCGAGATTATGGAACGTGCCCGTGATACTTTTACCGGCATCATAGAACAAATTGGCGGTAAGCTGTATTTAATTCCGGATGAGAAAAGCATGGATATTGATTTTATCGTGCCGGCTGGTAAATCCGCAGGTGCTAAAAAAGGTGAGAAAGCGGTTGTAAAGATGATTTCATGGGAGCCGGGTGCTGAGAGTCCGGTTGGTGAAGTAATCAAAGTACTGGGCAAAGCAGGAGAGAACGACACCGAGATGCAATCGATCCTGATAGAAAACGGATTCCGTCTTGAATTTGACGGGGAGGCGTTGAAAGAATCAGAAAGCTATCCTGAAGAAATTGAGGTGGTAGAGCTGCAGCGCAGGCGGGATTTTCGTGATGTTACAACCTTTACAATTGATCCTGAGGATGCAAAAGACTTTGATGATGCAATTTCCTTCCGCGTATTGGATAAGGATTTGTATGAAGTTGGAGTTCATATCGCCGACGTTACGCATTATATTAAACCGGGTTCAGCACTTGATCGTGAGGCGCTGCTGCGAGCTACTTCTGTTTACCTGGTGGATCGCTGTGTGCCCATGTTGCCCGAAAGATTGTCGAATGGCATCTGCTCACTTACGCCGGAGAAGGATAAACTCTGTTTTTCTGTCGTATTGGAAATGGATGGCAATGGAACGGTAAAAGGTGAGTGGTTTGGCAAAACGGTTATTCATTCAAAGCGGAGGTATGCTTATGAGGCAGCGCAGGAAGTGCTGGATGGGAAGGCTGATGAATTTGCAATTGAACTTATGACGCTGAATGCAATAGCAAAGCAGCTGCGCGCAAAAAGGTTTAAAAACGGAGCAATAAATTTCGATACCATTGAGGTTAAATTCCGGCTCGATGATGCTGCAAATCCGGTTGATGTTTTTGTAAAGGAACGCAAGGATGCGCACCTGCTTATTGAGGATTTTATGTTGCTGGCCAACAGAAAAGTCGCAGAATTTGTCGGCAGCAGGAAAGGTAAAACAGTTCCTTTCGTGTATAGGGTGCATGACCTTCCTGATGATGAAAAGCTCAGCAACTTTGCGGAATTCGCACAGCTTTTCGGATACAAACTGAATTTCAGTACCCCGAAGCATACAGCGCATTCCTTTAACCGGATGATGGAGAAGCTGAAAGGTAAGCCGGAGCAATATATGCTGGAAACATTGGCGATCAGAACAATGGCAAAAGCAGTGTATACCACCAAAAATATCGGGCACTATGGATTGTCATTTGAGTACTACACTCATTTTACATCGCCAATACGACGCTATCCCGATATGATGTCGCACAGGATTTTAGAACAGGTGTTGAAGGCTGAAAAGGTCATTGATAATCAGTTGGAGAACAGATGCAACCATTGTTCTGAAATGGAACGCAATGCAGCAGACGCTGAGCGTACTTCTGTTAAACTGAAGCAGGTGGAGTATATGTCGGCCAGGGCCGGTGAATTGTTTGATGGTTTTATTTCCGGGGTTACTGAATGGGGTATTTTTGTAATGACAGAAGGATCCTACTGTGAAGGCATGGTGCGGTTAGATGCTCTCCGGACTGACTTCTTTGTTTATGACAAGAAGAAGCATTGTGTGAAGGGTATGCGCACGGGCAGGAAGTTGCAATTGGGTGATAAGGTGAAAGTGAAACTCCTGAAAACCAATGTTGCAAAACGGACCATAGATTTCGTGCTGATAGAGACCCAAGACTGA
- the secG gene encoding preprotein translocase subunit SecG — MYSFIIILIIIACILLMLVVLIQNPKGGGLSSSFGGISNQILGVKRTTDFLEKATWTLIVAVGLLSLSTLFFIGTPATTTTGPKSELENIDLGSGAAMPNLPPAPASADSSAQAQ; from the coding sequence ATGTATTCTTTCATCATCATTTTGATCATCATTGCCTGCATCCTCCTGATGCTGGTCGTGCTGATCCAGAATCCTAAAGGCGGCGGATTGAGTTCTTCATTTGGTGGAATTTCCAATCAGATTCTCGGCGTGAAACGCACAACAGATTTTCTTGAAAAGGCTACCTGGACTTTAATAGTTGCCGTTGGCTTGCTTAGCCTGTCTACCCTCTTTTTTATAGGTACACCTGCCACTACCACAACCGGACCGAAATCAGAGTTGGAAAACATAGACCTTGGTTCGGGTGCTGCTATGCCCAATCTTCCTCCGGCGCCTGCATCAGCGGATAGTTCTGCGCAGGCTCAGTAA
- a CDS encoding sigma-54 dependent transcriptional regulator, translated as MEIQSIKQRFGIIGNSPGLNQALNVAILVAPTDLSTLITGESGVGKEVFSQIIHQLSPRKHNPFIAVNCGAIPEGTIDSELFGHEKGSFTGAHEGRKGYFETVNGGTIFLDEIGELPLGTQARLLRVLESQEFIRVGSSKVQKTDVRVIAATNVNLLERVHVGRFREDLYYRLNTVPITVPPLRERKEDIPVLFRKFCIDFAEKYKRSPIQLDEEAKVLLTNYSWPGNVRELKNMAEQVSVLSRDRMVTALELHAFIPNAAQSNLPMLASSKNHDTDFSEREILYKVLFDMRNDINDLKKVVYGLMPGDQHNGEVAIEKPAELFTEKKTPVLDKPIVIDSNQVKPIEVEESLSLMDKEKEMIQRALKKHRQKRKDAARDLGISERTLYRKIKEYKIAE; from the coding sequence GTGGAGATACAATCAATAAAGCAACGATTCGGCATCATTGGCAATTCGCCCGGACTAAACCAGGCACTGAACGTTGCCATCCTGGTGGCGCCGACAGATCTCAGTACATTAATCACCGGCGAGAGCGGTGTAGGGAAGGAGGTCTTTTCGCAGATCATCCATCAGCTGAGCCCGAGAAAGCACAATCCGTTTATTGCGGTTAATTGTGGAGCTATTCCTGAAGGAACGATTGATTCTGAATTATTCGGTCATGAAAAAGGATCCTTTACCGGAGCGCATGAGGGACGTAAAGGATACTTTGAGACCGTCAACGGCGGAACAATATTCCTCGATGAAATCGGTGAGTTGCCGCTCGGTACGCAAGCCCGCCTGTTGCGGGTGCTGGAGTCTCAGGAATTTATCAGGGTGGGCTCGTCCAAGGTGCAGAAAACAGATGTTAGAGTAATAGCTGCCACAAATGTAAACCTGCTCGAACGAGTCCATGTCGGCCGATTCCGCGAGGATCTCTATTACCGTTTAAATACGGTGCCGATTACAGTGCCGCCACTGCGTGAAAGGAAGGAAGATATACCCGTACTCTTTCGTAAGTTTTGCATTGACTTTGCGGAGAAATACAAACGTTCGCCCATTCAGTTGGATGAGGAAGCCAAAGTATTGCTTACTAATTATTCATGGCCCGGGAATGTGCGTGAATTAAAAAATATGGCAGAACAGGTTTCCGTGCTCTCCAGAGACAGGATGGTTACCGCACTGGAACTGCATGCATTTATACCAAACGCAGCGCAAAGTAACTTGCCAATGCTGGCATCTTCTAAAAATCATGATACTGACTTTTCAGAAAGAGAGATACTGTATAAGGTATTGTTTGACATGCGTAATGATATTAATGATCTGAAGAAGGTGGTGTACGGACTCATGCCGGGTGATCAGCACAACGGAGAGGTGGCTATTGAAAAGCCGGCGGAATTATTCACGGAAAAGAAAACGCCGGTGTTGGATAAACCTATAGTGATTGATTCAAACCAGGTTAAACCCATTGAAGTGGAAGAATCACTTTCATTAATGGACAAAGAAAAGGAGATGATTCAGCGGGCTCTGAAAAAACACCGGCAGAAACGTAAGGATGCAGCACGGGATCTTGGCATTTCAGAAAGGACGCTTTATCGGAAGATTAAAGAATATAAGATCGCAGAATAG
- the miaB gene encoding tRNA (N6-isopentenyl adenosine(37)-C2)-methylthiotransferase MiaB, whose translation MPFALDTYTKIHDENRQGEAFALKELITQARAQRRFYIESYGCAMNFSDTEIIASILMQEGFSATNDFHSADLVLINTCSIRENAEQRVRQRLSEFKKVKQHNPDAIIGVLGCMAERLKSKFLEEEKIVDMVVGPDAYRDLPLLIAKADEGQRSVNVWLSREETYADISPVRLNSNGVTAFISIMRGCNNMCSFCVVPFTRGRERSRNPDTIVAEVRALFDQGYREVTLLGQNVDSYHWQHPESNNTMNFAQLLAQVARVHPLLRVRFSTSHPKDITDEVLHTMAASHNICKHIHLPVQSGSNAVLKRMNRTYDREWYLERVRSIGEILPDCGISTDIITGFCSETESDHQETLSIMKEVKYNLAYMFSYSERPGTPAEKKFTDDVPADVKSRRLAEIVALQHEQQRILHMQDIGRVYEVLAEGISKRSEDHLFGRTTQNQVVIFPKGDVLVGDYVNVKVQSFTSATLMGEVVHMV comes from the coding sequence ATGCCGTTTGCCTTAGATACTTACACGAAGATCCACGATGAAAACCGTCAGGGCGAAGCTTTTGCATTGAAGGAACTGATTACACAGGCCCGGGCACAGCGCAGATTTTATATCGAAAGCTATGGTTGTGCCATGAACTTCAGCGATACAGAAATCATTGCATCTATCCTGATGCAGGAAGGATTTTCCGCCACAAATGACTTTCATAGTGCAGACCTTGTTTTGATCAATACCTGTTCTATCCGCGAAAATGCAGAGCAACGCGTACGTCAAAGGCTGTCGGAATTTAAGAAGGTGAAACAGCATAATCCCGATGCCATAATCGGCGTGCTGGGCTGCATGGCCGAACGGCTTAAATCAAAATTTCTGGAAGAAGAAAAAATTGTGGACATGGTGGTAGGCCCGGATGCCTACAGGGATTTACCACTGCTTATAGCCAAAGCCGACGAAGGACAAAGATCGGTGAATGTTTGGCTGTCACGGGAAGAAACGTATGCTGATATCAGTCCTGTTCGGCTTAACAGCAATGGGGTTACTGCATTTATCTCCATCATGCGCGGTTGCAATAATATGTGTTCTTTCTGCGTGGTGCCTTTTACGCGGGGCAGGGAGCGAAGCCGTAATCCAGACACTATTGTGGCTGAAGTCCGTGCCTTGTTTGATCAGGGTTATCGTGAAGTAACCTTACTCGGACAAAATGTAGATTCGTACCATTGGCAACATCCGGAGAGCAACAATACCATGAATTTTGCGCAACTCCTTGCGCAGGTTGCCCGTGTACATCCATTGTTGCGTGTGAGGTTCTCCACTTCCCATCCGAAGGATATTACGGATGAAGTATTGCATACCATGGCCGCCTCGCATAATATCTGCAAACACATTCACCTGCCGGTGCAGTCGGGCAGTAATGCCGTGCTGAAACGGATGAACAGAACCTATGACCGCGAATGGTACCTGGAGAGAGTCCGTTCAATAGGTGAAATACTGCCGGATTGCGGAATTTCTACCGATATCATTACTGGTTTCTGCAGCGAAACGGAATCCGATCATCAGGAAACCCTCAGCATCATGAAGGAAGTGAAGTACAATCTTGCTTACATGTTTAGCTATTCAGAACGCCCGGGTACACCGGCAGAGAAAAAATTTACGGATGATGTACCTGCTGATGTAAAGAGCAGGCGTCTTGCGGAAATTGTTGCTTTGCAGCATGAGCAGCAACGGATCTTACATATGCAGGACATTGGCAGGGTGTATGAAGTGCTGGCCGAAGGAATTTCAAAGCGGTCTGAAGATCATTTGTTTGGCAGAACAACACAAAACCAGGTTGTCATCTTTCCGAAAGGCGATGTGCTGGTGGGCGACTATGTAAATGTGAAGGTGCAATCTTTCACCTCCGCAACCTTAATGGGCGAAGTAGTGCATATGGTTTAA
- a CDS encoding T9SS type A sorting domain-containing protein — MKRNILLLYTLFSAMQLRAQEPTWSSDVATIIYDNCSSCHREGGIGPFPLMSYDDALTNGYGIATQVAAKLMPPWKPNPDYVHFQNERFLSADQMTTIADWVNAGYPSGDLATAPAPPVFTSISQMTEIDQTLKLPEWTVSSDIDQYRSFVIPAGASAGKYLKQIEYLPGNNAIVHHIVIWADPTNISQTLDDLDPLPGFESNGTMPASIFASLIGAWAPGSGLFSLPENMGIKIESNFDYVVEIHYAPGSLNQSDSTAINLKFTDYPMVRQVYVDAVLQYFFGMTDGPLFIPANTVKTFHESYDLNGYNVSLIGVFPHMHRIGSSFKSWTESSSGAITPLIDIPKWSFHWQGFYNYQKLIPVFSGSTFWAEATYDNTTNNPDNPSNPPQDVSAGEHTTDEMMIGFFAFTEYMPGDENVVLDSSLVSGSSAISPTPFSLRMFPNPVNEQLNVEVTMKVGSFALFELYDIRGSLISSAPFNHLNEGIHVTAIPVSGLAPGIYLLKVQTAGGMATGRFVKE; from the coding sequence ATGAAAAGAAATATACTGTTGCTGTATACCCTGTTTTCCGCAATGCAGCTGCGGGCACAAGAACCCACCTGGAGCAGTGATGTGGCAACTATCATCTATGATAACTGCAGCAGTTGCCATCGTGAAGGCGGTATCGGACCTTTCCCGCTCATGTCGTATGATGATGCACTCACTAACGGATATGGGATTGCGACACAGGTGGCGGCAAAGCTGATGCCCCCGTGGAAACCAAATCCTGACTATGTACATTTTCAGAATGAACGCTTCCTTTCCGCCGATCAGATGACGACTATAGCCGACTGGGTGAATGCAGGTTACCCTTCCGGCGATCTTGCAACGGCTCCGGCGCCTCCGGTTTTTACTTCCATTTCGCAAATGACTGAAATTGATCAGACACTGAAGCTCCCTGAATGGACAGTTTCCTCCGACATTGATCAATACCGCAGCTTCGTTATTCCCGCAGGAGCAAGTGCCGGAAAATACCTGAAGCAGATAGAATATCTGCCCGGTAACAATGCCATCGTACATCACATTGTGATATGGGCTGATCCAACCAATATTTCTCAAACCCTTGACGATCTCGATCCTTTGCCCGGCTTCGAGAGCAATGGAACTATGCCGGCCAGTATTTTTGCTTCGCTCATTGGTGCATGGGCACCCGGCAGCGGTCTGTTCAGCTTGCCGGAAAACATGGGTATCAAGATTGAATCGAACTTTGATTACGTAGTGGAAATTCACTATGCTCCCGGCAGTTTAAATCAGAGTGATTCAACAGCGATAAACCTTAAATTTACCGACTATCCAATGGTGAGGCAGGTGTATGTAGATGCTGTACTGCAATATTTTTTCGGAATGACGGACGGCCCCTTATTTATTCCTGCCAATACGGTCAAAACATTTCATGAATCGTATGACCTCAATGGTTATAATGTGTCACTCATCGGCGTCTTTCCGCATATGCACCGCATCGGTAGTTCTTTCAAATCATGGACTGAAAGCAGCAGCGGTGCCATCACACCGTTGATTGACATTCCGAAATGGAGTTTTCACTGGCAGGGTTTCTATAACTATCAGAAACTGATTCCTGTATTCAGCGGTTCCACTTTCTGGGCGGAAGCTACCTACGACAATACAACCAATAATCCGGATAACCCAAGCAATCCTCCGCAGGATGTGAGTGCAGGAGAACATACTACCGATGAGATGATGATTGGATTTTTTGCTTTTACTGAGTATATGCCCGGTGACGAGAATGTAGTGCTCGACAGCAGCCTGGTTTCAGGAAGCAGTGCAATATCACCCACACCTTTTTCTCTTCGGATGTTTCCCAATCCTGTTAATGAGCAGCTTAATGTGGAAGTTACCATGAAGGTCGGCAGCTTTGCTTTGTTTGAACTTTACGATATCCGGGGATCACTGATCAGCAGTGCTCCTTTTAATCACCTGAACGAAGGCATCCATGTTACCGCCATTCCTGTTTCAGGTCTTGCACCTGGTATTTATTTGCTGAAAGTGCAAACTGCGGGTGGAATGGCTACCGGCAGATTTGTAAAAGAGTAG
- a CDS encoding TetR/AcrR family transcriptional regulator produces the protein MTGKREQILCVAEELFAEKGFEGTSVRELARKASINIAMISYYFGSKEKLFEAIVEFRTSYIREKLKRLNRDTVLDPFVKMDTAIDLYVERISALPHFHKILHHELMLQQRSNMHKAITDILLRNSKEMQKLIIEGQQLGYFRAADAQLLIITIIGTINQCTISNALSSRLLKLGNASIFDAQPKKRLKNYLKALVRSYLYK, from the coding sequence ATGACCGGTAAACGGGAACAAATACTGTGTGTCGCCGAAGAACTCTTTGCCGAAAAGGGGTTTGAAGGAACATCCGTCAGGGAGCTTGCCAGAAAAGCATCCATCAACATAGCCATGATTTCTTATTACTTCGGCTCCAAGGAAAAGCTTTTTGAAGCCATCGTGGAGTTCCGCACCAGCTATATCCGTGAAAAGCTGAAGCGCCTCAACCGCGATACTGTGCTGGATCCTTTTGTCAAAATGGACACAGCCATTGACTTGTACGTTGAGCGTATCTCCGCGCTCCCTCATTTTCATAAGATACTGCATCATGAACTGATGTTGCAACAACGGAGTAACATGCATAAAGCCATTACAGACATACTCCTGAGAAATTCAAAGGAGATGCAGAAGCTGATCATCGAAGGACAGCAGCTGGGATACTTCCGTGCGGCGGATGCTCAATTGCTGATTATTACCATCATCGGCACCATCAATCAATGCACCATATCCAATGCCTTAAGCAGCCGTCTGCTTAAGCTTGGCAATGCGTCGATTTTTGATGCACAGCCAAAAAAAAGACTGAAGAATTATCTGAAAGCCCTGGTACGTTCTTACCTGTATAAATAA
- a CDS encoding TolC family protein: MKVFSIKIIASPVIFFMSLPLISLTRLLAQPAPTISLTEAVQMGMQNSRQLQITQAKAAAADAKNKETYDLAYPMVNLSASYSRLSEVPAYLIQYPGETEAHELFPVYLNSYQSRLSASELVFAGLRLKYGKSSADYLNLAAAMDVDKDKDEVAFNIVAAYFNIYKLMQGVTIINQNLDLVKQRIKELQDGEREGIVLQNDVVRAQLQQSNFELSAIDADNALKTAVYNFNLLIGITPPETQTQIDTGSLFTNPSLKTLDEYQLIAATTRSDLQSLKTRNLAAMNNLVVEQKDYWPTVFVGGNVYYGNPNTRYIPPVDQFKLTWDIGANLNWNLTTLFTNKHQVAENKAIVLQGTTAYDQLSDAIKSDVYSSYLGYSESTEKLRTLEKAQAQATENYNLMNSRYNNSVALFSDLIDAQSYLLLAQINYALGKADVQVAYYKLLKATGTIQ; encoded by the coding sequence ATGAAAGTTTTCTCAATAAAAATTATCGCCTCTCCGGTGATTTTTTTCATGAGCCTGCCACTCATTTCACTGACACGTTTGCTGGCACAACCTGCTCCCACAATCAGTTTAACGGAAGCGGTTCAAATGGGTATGCAAAACAGCCGTCAATTGCAGATCACACAGGCAAAAGCTGCAGCAGCCGATGCAAAAAACAAAGAGACATATGACCTTGCCTATCCCATGGTCAATTTGTCCGCAAGTTATTCGCGGCTGAGCGAAGTACCGGCCTACCTTATTCAATACCCGGGTGAAACGGAGGCACATGAGTTGTTCCCGGTTTACCTGAACAGCTACCAATCCAGGCTATCAGCCAGTGAACTGGTTTTTGCAGGACTGCGATTGAAATACGGCAAGTCGTCAGCAGATTATCTTAACCTCGCTGCTGCCATGGATGTTGACAAGGATAAAGATGAAGTGGCATTTAACATCGTTGCAGCCTACTTTAATATTTACAAACTGATGCAGGGTGTAACCATTATTAATCAAAACCTTGACCTCGTAAAACAAAGGATTAAAGAACTGCAGGACGGTGAAAGAGAAGGTATCGTATTGCAGAATGATGTTGTGAGGGCACAACTGCAACAATCAAATTTTGAGCTTTCAGCCATTGACGCCGACAATGCCTTGAAAACTGCCGTTTATAACTTTAACCTGCTCATTGGTATCACTCCACCCGAAACGCAAACACAAATTGATACCGGCAGCTTATTTACGAATCCTTCGCTGAAAACACTCGATGAATACCAGCTGATTGCTGCCACCACACGTTCCGATCTTCAGTCACTGAAAACGCGCAACCTTGCGGCGATGAATAACCTGGTGGTTGAGCAGAAAGATTATTGGCCAACTGTTTTTGTTGGCGGCAATGTGTATTACGGAAATCCCAACACCCGTTACATCCCGCCTGTTGATCAGTTTAAATTAACATGGGACATCGGCGCCAACCTCAACTGGAACCTGACTACGCTATTCACCAATAAGCACCAGGTTGCAGAAAACAAGGCCATCGTGCTACAGGGCACAACTGCTTATGATCAGCTCAGTGATGCCATTAAATCAGATGTGTACTCCAGCTATCTCGGCTATTCAGAATCGACCGAGAAGCTCAGGACACTGGAGAAAGCACAGGCGCAGGCAACGGAGAATTATAATTTGATGAATTCAAGATACAATAACAGCGTTGCACTCTTCAGCGACCTGATCGACGCACAATCTTACCTCCTGCTGGCACAAATCAACTATGCGCTTGGAAAGGCAGATGTACAGGTAGCTTATTACAAATTACTGAAAGCAACAGGAACCATTCAATAA
- a CDS encoding HlyD family secretion protein, with the protein MKASKSRRIILPVILGIIVAGGIGYGISQYFYSLHHEYTDDAQVDSDISPVVTRVTGYVDSIYFEENQPVKKGQLLIKLDDRDLRIKVQQSQAALDNAMANVTVARANLTASHAGNDAAKANVENAKIKLWKATQDFQRYQNLLADKSTTQQQFDAAKAEKESAEAQLQLAEKQLVTGNVQTKVTAEQILVAQSNVEAKQAELDYAVLQLSYATIKAPASGIASKKTAQPGQLVQAGQTLFTIVADSNVYVVANFKETQLDRMKVGQHVSIKADAFPGNDLDGAVYSFSPATGAKFSLLPPDNATGNFVKVIQRVPVKIKLAHSAEQSQQLRPGMSVRVTVDL; encoded by the coding sequence ATGAAAGCAAGCAAATCAAGAAGAATAATACTCCCGGTCATACTGGGAATTATAGTAGCCGGTGGTATCGGATATGGCATCAGTCAATACTTTTATTCCTTACACCATGAATATACCGATGATGCGCAGGTTGACAGTGATATCAGTCCGGTTGTTACACGCGTTACCGGCTACGTCGACAGTATTTATTTTGAAGAAAATCAACCCGTGAAAAAGGGACAGCTACTGATTAAGCTGGACGACCGCGACTTGCGCATCAAGGTACAGCAGTCGCAGGCTGCACTCGATAATGCTATGGCAAATGTTACCGTTGCACGGGCCAATCTGACTGCCAGCCATGCTGGCAATGATGCCGCCAAAGCCAATGTTGAGAACGCAAAAATTAAATTATGGAAAGCCACACAGGATTTCCAGCGTTATCAAAACCTGTTGGCTGACAAATCCACAACACAGCAACAATTTGATGCCGCTAAGGCTGAAAAAGAATCAGCTGAAGCGCAACTGCAGCTTGCCGAAAAACAACTCGTTACCGGTAACGTTCAGACAAAAGTTACTGCAGAACAGATATTGGTGGCACAATCCAACGTAGAAGCAAAGCAGGCAGAACTCGATTATGCTGTGCTTCAGTTATCCTATGCAACCATTAAGGCACCGGCTTCAGGCATAGCATCTAAAAAAACCGCACAGCCCGGGCAGCTGGTACAGGCCGGGCAGACCCTTTTCACGATAGTGGCTGATTCAAATGTTTATGTGGTCGCTAATTTCAAAGAAACACAACTTGACCGGATGAAGGTTGGACAGCATGTATCTATTAAGGCAGATGCTTTCCCGGGCAATGACCTGGATGGAGCTGTCTATTCTTTCTCACCGGCCACGGGTGCAAAATTTTCATTGCTGCCACCTGATAATGCCACCGGTAATTTTGTAAAAGTCATTCAGCGTGTGCCGGTAAAAATCAAACTTGCCCATTCAGCGGAGCAGTCGCAACAATTGCGGCCCGGCATGAGTGTCAGGGTAACCGTTGATCTGTAA